Below is a window of Candidatus Latescibacterota bacterium DNA.
GTCCAGTCTCTGAATCCCGCTTTTTTCATTTCGACCATGTGTTTCCCCGAGGTCAGGCTGATGGTTTTTGAAAGCGGTGTGATCCCTATGAATCTGCCGTTGACGAAGATCCTTGCACCGGGGTCGGTCTGGAAGCTGAGATAGCCGATCTTCTGCCTCAAGAGGATTCTTCTCTTTGACAGTTCGCCGACAGTGATATTTATGGTCTCGGAATATTCAGAAAAATCCTTCTGTCTGCATGTGATCCTGTGATGCCCGGGTTTTATCTGTACGGGGCCATATCTGTTTCCGGAGACCCTGAACACACCATCGA
It encodes the following:
- a CDS encoding PEGA domain-containing protein, encoding DGVFRVSGNRYGPVQIKPGHHRITCRQKDFSEYSETINITVGELSKRRILLRQKIGYLSFQTDPGARIFVNGRFIGITPLSKTISLTSGKHMVEMKKAGFRDWTTEVFIPSDETVNLKISLSPL